A genome region from Rathayibacter caricis DSM 15933 includes the following:
- a CDS encoding family 43 glycosylhydrolase, with product MPWAVIERARGRFFLDGTSFNDVPDYVRAMIPADQADISFEEFAAGVRAATQERQPTDPVLYAPDAVEEYGRYYLYFCLSDDSEGVAIAASPAGSFRGARRLPISGIDPAVFLDEDGSAYLYMGHVRGQRGAGRHRPGHDRRALDRDGGGAEHFFHEGSSLRKRGDLYYLVFCETSCGTATTLGYATSTSPLGPFTYRGVIIDNAPCDPESWNIHGSIEEFGGQWYVFYTGRRRTPRRCVGPSSSGSNSPPTVLPRRC from the coding sequence GTGCCGTGGGCAGTGATCGAGCGCGCCCGAGGCAGGTTTTTCCTGGACGGCACGTCCTTCAACGACGTGCCCGACTACGTCCGGGCGATGATCCCGGCCGACCAGGCCGACATCTCGTTCGAGGAGTTCGCGGCGGGGGTCCGAGCCGCTACCCAGGAGCGGCAGCCGACCGACCCCGTTCTCTACGCGCCAGATGCCGTCGAGGAGTACGGGCGCTACTACCTGTACTTCTGCCTCTCGGACGACAGCGAGGGCGTGGCGATCGCCGCTTCTCCTGCCGGGTCGTTCCGCGGGGCGCGGCGCCTTCCGATCAGCGGAATCGACCCTGCCGTCTTCCTCGACGAGGACGGCTCCGCCTATCTATACATGGGGCATGTTCGAGGCCAGCGCGGCGCGGGTCGGCACCGACCTGGTCACGATCGACGAGCACTCGATCGTGACGGTGGCGGGGCGGAGCACTTCTTCCACGAAGGGTCTTCTCTCCGGAAGCGGGGGGATCTCTACTACCTCGTGTTCTGCGAGACCTCCTGCGGCACGGCGACCACCCTGGGCTACGCGACCTCCACCTCCCCTCTCGGTCCCTTCACCTACCGTGGTGTGATCATCGACAACGCCCCGTGCGACCCGGAGAGCTGGAACATCCACGGCTCGATCGAGGAGTTTGGCGGCCAGTGGTACGTCTTCTACACCGGTCGTCGCAGAACTCCCCGTCGATGCGTCGGGCCTTCGTCGAGCGGATCGAATTCGCCGCCGACGGTTCTACCCCGAAGGTGCTGA
- a CDS encoding TetR/AcrR family transcriptional regulator, producing the protein MSSSGKRAPRIDATKNREQLVAAARRVFAESGPDAPLEDVAQAASVSRTTLYRNFRTREQLIATLLEENVTEIEKHAAALHGSSRGIVLLFDFVLDQQSVNGALVRVLVRADEAPLLALSRRTREAFGPLLVTGLRDGTIHADVQMDDVMLAFSMAAEAIAESARTGRRMDDRVRVLLHRALWRAER; encoded by the coding sequence ATGTCGTCGTCAGGCAAGCGCGCACCGCGCATCGACGCGACGAAGAATCGAGAGCAACTGGTTGCAGCAGCACGGCGGGTCTTCGCTGAATCCGGCCCCGATGCGCCCCTCGAGGATGTCGCGCAGGCTGCGTCGGTAAGCAGGACGACCCTCTACCGCAACTTCCGCACTCGGGAACAGCTCATCGCGACGCTTCTCGAGGAGAACGTCACAGAGATCGAGAAGCACGCTGCCGCCCTTCACGGGTCCTCTCGCGGGATCGTGCTCCTCTTCGACTTCGTTCTGGATCAGCAGAGCGTCAACGGCGCACTCGTGCGAGTCCTGGTGCGAGCGGATGAAGCACCTCTGCTTGCCCTGTCGCGCCGGACGCGCGAGGCGTTCGGCCCACTGCTGGTCACCGGCTTGCGGGACGGCACGATTCACGCCGATGTGCAGATGGACGACGTGATGCTCGCTTTCTCGATGGCGGCAGAAGCCATCGCGGAGTCGGCCAGGACCGGCCGCCGCATGGACGACCGAGTGCGCGTCCTCCTCCATCGCGCCCTCTGGCGAGCGGAGCGGTGA
- a CDS encoding FAD-dependent monooxygenase: MPQSDLDVLIIGAGPAGSALAADLLRRRVTVRIVDRAEHSFDGSRAKGVQPRTQEILDDLGVLKEARELGSPYPLVGLHLGPVTVPVRMQPNHRATSDVPYPNALLLPQDRTDAVLHRLLERGGVSIEYGSAFSTMKQDSASVTTELTTGEVIHSRYLIGADGGGSAVRRAAGITFVGETDPADRMLIVDASVDGLSRRRWHMWPGRRGRGTAACPLPDGTRFQVMIRLRADEEVDLGDEAIAARFRLSTGRRLHDITWRSVFRPNVRLADHYRAGRVLLVGDAAHVHTPAGGQGLNTGIQDANNLGWKLGQVLAGADDALLESYEAERRPVAADVLALSSALYAKLGSSTPQALRRGDAERQLSVSYSGGPLAPSGGGATGAVRAGDRAPDAECVAEGVSHLFDVYRGPQFTLLAFGAAAEFAADSLPWPATGASLRVVHVRPKADGELRSLEDTTGDIHRRYGVTGDALILVRPDGYVAAIETTEFPGRIREARTILSPV, from the coding sequence ATGCCGCAGTCCGACCTGGATGTACTGATTATCGGAGCGGGGCCTGCGGGTTCCGCTCTCGCCGCCGACCTCCTCCGCCGTCGCGTCACGGTCCGGATCGTCGATCGTGCCGAGCACAGCTTCGACGGCTCGCGGGCGAAAGGCGTGCAACCGAGGACCCAGGAGATCCTCGATGACCTGGGAGTGCTCAAGGAAGCGCGAGAGTTGGGCTCGCCGTACCCGCTCGTCGGACTTCATCTCGGACCCGTCACCGTCCCCGTCCGGATGCAGCCGAACCACCGGGCGACCAGCGACGTCCCGTATCCGAACGCGCTGCTTTTGCCGCAGGACCGGACAGACGCCGTTCTGCACCGGCTCCTCGAACGCGGCGGCGTCAGCATCGAGTACGGGAGTGCCTTCTCGACAATGAAGCAGGACTCCGCCAGCGTGACGACCGAGCTGACGACGGGAGAGGTAATACACTCTCGCTACCTCATCGGCGCCGACGGTGGCGGCAGCGCTGTCCGGCGGGCGGCCGGGATCACCTTCGTGGGCGAGACCGACCCGGCAGACCGCATGCTGATCGTCGATGCGAGCGTCGACGGCCTGTCGCGCAGGCGCTGGCACATGTGGCCGGGTCGGAGGGGGAGGGGCACCGCGGCGTGCCCGCTGCCCGACGGGACCCGGTTCCAGGTCATGATCCGGTTGCGAGCGGATGAGGAGGTGGACCTGGGGGACGAGGCGATCGCAGCGCGCTTCCGGCTGAGCACCGGACGACGCCTGCACGACATCACCTGGCGATCGGTCTTCCGCCCAAATGTGCGTCTCGCCGACCACTACCGTGCAGGACGAGTCCTCCTCGTCGGTGATGCCGCGCATGTCCACACACCGGCCGGTGGGCAAGGCCTGAACACGGGAATCCAGGACGCCAACAATCTTGGCTGGAAGCTAGGACAGGTGCTCGCAGGCGCGGACGACGCTCTCCTCGAGAGCTACGAAGCGGAACGACGGCCCGTCGCCGCCGACGTACTCGCGCTGTCGTCTGCTCTCTACGCGAAGCTCGGATCGTCCACGCCTCAAGCGTTACGGCGGGGAGACGCGGAGCGACAGCTCTCAGTTTCCTACTCGGGTGGGCCTCTCGCGCCGTCCGGAGGGGGAGCGACCGGCGCGGTCAGGGCGGGCGACCGGGCCCCGGATGCAGAGTGCGTCGCCGAAGGTGTCTCGCACTTGTTCGACGTCTACCGCGGACCGCAGTTCACCCTGCTCGCCTTCGGAGCGGCCGCGGAATTCGCTGCCGACTCACTTCCCTGGCCCGCGACAGGGGCCTCGCTGCGCGTCGTCCATGTCCGGCCGAAGGCGGATGGTGAGCTCAGGAGCCTGGAAGACACGACGGGAGACATCCATCGCCGATACGGGGTGACGGGAGATGCTCTGATTTTGGTCAGACCGGACGGGTACGTTGCGGCGATCGAAACGACGGAGTTCCCCGGTCGTATCCGAGAGGCACGAACGATACTGTCCCCTGTCTGA
- a CDS encoding SDR family NAD(P)-dependent oxidoreductase: MDGLQDKVIVFAGAGGIATATAGILGAGGAKIVVGDVVLAPAERTVQAAVDVGGEGVATTLDISDEQQVKALIDLAIERYGRIDGLFNVAANIDPDQVELDTNVVEIKLAAWQRTIDVNLTGYLLTARYAIPHLIAAGGGSIVNTSSEAVYAGMADKVAYAATALTRHISRKYGKEGVRANTVSPGLVLTPQTEANLPDEFRQTILAMTPAPRNGNPSDIGNTVAFLLSDAAEWITGQVYSINGGTTMRA, from the coding sequence ATGGACGGCTTGCAGGACAAAGTCATCGTTTTCGCGGGAGCAGGCGGCATTGCGACTGCTACGGCGGGCATCCTCGGGGCCGGCGGCGCGAAGATCGTCGTCGGCGATGTCGTGCTCGCTCCGGCCGAGAGGACGGTGCAGGCCGCCGTCGACGTCGGAGGAGAGGGCGTCGCCACGACGTTGGACATCTCGGACGAGCAGCAGGTCAAGGCACTCATCGATCTCGCGATCGAGCGGTACGGCCGGATCGACGGGCTCTTTAACGTCGCCGCGAACATCGACCCCGACCAGGTCGAGCTCGACACCAACGTGGTTGAGATCAAACTCGCCGCCTGGCAGCGAACGATCGACGTCAACCTCACCGGGTACCTGCTGACGGCCCGTTACGCGATTCCGCATCTGATTGCCGCCGGCGGCGGATCGATCGTGAACACCTCGTCCGAGGCCGTCTACGCGGGCATGGCCGACAAGGTCGCCTATGCGGCGACCGCCCTCACGCGCCACATCTCCCGGAAGTACGGCAAGGAGGGCGTCCGCGCGAACACCGTCTCCCCCGGACTCGTCCTCACTCCTCAGACGGAGGCGAACCTGCCCGACGAGTTCCGCCAGACGATTCTCGCGATGACGCCCGCACCCCGCAACGGAAACCCGTCCGACATCGGCAACACGGTCGCGTTCCTACTCTCCGACGCCGCTGAATGGATCACGGGACAGGTGTACTCCATCAACGGCGGAACGACCATGCGCGCCTGA
- a CDS encoding carbohydrate ABC transporter permease yields the protein MTALSTRTASSTTTQRTEPKKSLFWGRLIPTALLLIGAFYCLIPVAWVFIASTKSPAELFSSFTFAPGSGLLGNLADLFSYGGGQFGLWSLNSILFAGFGGLLSTLVSAMAGFALAKYEFRGRSLIFYCILGGVLIPGITLAIPQYLLLSQLGLAGSYLSVLLPVIISPFGIYLSRVYAASAVPTDTIEAARIDGASEWRIFRSIALPLLVPGMVTVFMLQFVGIWNNFLLPFVMLSDQDNYPLTVGLYTLLSKGSGSPALYSLAITGAAVSIIPLIALMLVLQRFWRLDLLSGGLKG from the coding sequence ATGACCGCACTCAGCACCAGGACCGCGTCGAGCACGACGACGCAGAGGACCGAGCCCAAGAAGTCGTTGTTCTGGGGACGCCTCATTCCCACCGCGCTGCTCCTGATCGGCGCGTTCTACTGCCTGATCCCCGTCGCCTGGGTCTTCATTGCCTCGACGAAGTCTCCGGCCGAGCTCTTCTCGAGCTTCACCTTCGCTCCCGGCTCCGGTCTCCTCGGGAACCTCGCCGACCTCTTCAGCTACGGCGGCGGCCAGTTCGGCCTCTGGTCGCTGAACTCCATCCTCTTCGCCGGCTTCGGCGGACTCCTCTCGACCCTCGTCTCGGCGATGGCCGGCTTCGCGCTGGCGAAGTACGAGTTCCGCGGACGGAGCCTGATCTTCTACTGCATCCTCGGCGGCGTGCTCATCCCCGGGATCACTCTCGCGATCCCGCAGTACCTGCTCCTGTCGCAACTCGGTCTGGCCGGGAGCTACCTCTCGGTCCTGCTCCCCGTCATCATCAGCCCGTTCGGGATCTACCTCTCCCGGGTCTACGCCGCCTCCGCGGTGCCGACCGACACCATCGAGGCCGCGCGGATCGACGGCGCGAGCGAGTGGCGCATCTTCCGCTCGATCGCGCTCCCGCTTCTGGTTCCCGGGATGGTGACGGTGTTCATGCTGCAGTTCGTCGGGATTTGGAACAACTTCCTCCTCCCGTTCGTCATGCTCTCGGACCAGGACAACTACCCCCTCACTGTCGGTCTTTACACGCTGCTGTCGAAAGGTTCGGGGTCGCCCGCGCTGTACTCGCTGGCCATCACGGGCGCGGCGGTGTCGATCATCCCGCTCATCGCGCTGATGCTGGTGCTGCAGCGTTTCTGGCGCCTCGACCTGCTCTCCGGCGGGCTCAAGGGCTGA
- a CDS encoding alpha/beta hydrolase, with translation MESTNSRSETERRRPPYDPGVAAALATMAEGGIFAPLTLESIPVMRQYAVPEDISRFDLVESEYTAPGFGGAELAVTVLRRRDHTGTGPGVFHIHGGGLVMGTRRTGISLVAPWVDAHDAVAVTIEYRLAPEHPDPVPVEDCYAALLWTIENADELGIDPSRVVLAGASAGGGLAAGVALLARDRGGPELFGQVLICPMLDDTDSTVSAQQFDGVGLWDRGSNRVGWTALLGERRGTDHVSEYAAPSRASDLSGLPPTFLDAGSAEVFRDENVSYASRLWADGGNAELHIWPGGTHGWDALISGSPLAELAAATRNAWVARLLSA, from the coding sequence ATGGAGTCGACGAACTCTCGGTCCGAGACAGAGCGACGGCGCCCGCCGTACGACCCAGGGGTGGCCGCCGCGTTGGCGACGATGGCAGAGGGCGGCATCTTCGCACCGCTCACGCTCGAGTCGATCCCGGTGATGCGCCAGTACGCCGTGCCGGAGGACATCAGCCGATTCGACCTAGTGGAGTCGGAGTACACAGCACCGGGCTTCGGCGGTGCGGAGCTGGCTGTCACCGTCCTTCGCCGCCGCGACCACACCGGTACCGGTCCAGGCGTCTTCCACATCCATGGCGGCGGGCTGGTGATGGGCACGAGGAGGACCGGCATCTCCCTGGTAGCACCGTGGGTCGACGCTCATGACGCGGTCGCCGTCACGATCGAGTACCGCCTGGCCCCTGAACATCCCGACCCCGTTCCCGTCGAAGACTGCTACGCGGCGCTGCTGTGGACGATCGAGAACGCCGACGAACTCGGAATCGATCCGTCCCGGGTTGTCCTTGCCGGAGCGAGCGCCGGCGGCGGTCTCGCTGCAGGAGTCGCGCTCCTCGCGCGGGACCGCGGCGGACCCGAGCTCTTCGGGCAGGTCCTCATCTGCCCCATGCTCGACGACACCGACTCCACCGTCTCCGCGCAGCAGTTCGACGGTGTCGGCTTGTGGGACCGGGGAAGCAACCGGGTCGGGTGGACAGCGCTTCTCGGCGAGCGACGGGGAACCGACCACGTGAGCGAGTACGCCGCGCCTTCTCGCGCGAGTGACCTCTCCGGACTTCCTCCAACCTTCCTGGATGCAGGGTCGGCCGAGGTGTTCCGCGATGAGAACGTGTCGTATGCGAGTCGGCTCTGGGCGGACGGGGGCAACGCGGAGCTGCACATCTGGCCCGGCGGCACTCACGGCTGGGACGCCCTGATCTCCGGTTCCCCTCTCGCCGAACTGGCCGCGGCAACACGAAACGCCTGGGTGGCCCGACTCCTGTCCGCCTGA
- a CDS encoding substrate-binding domain-containing protein: MPGVEKRGRPRTKGAYLIDLVMGRFHDPWTNEITTGARTAAARHGFDLVLTVERDDPDDDWPQRIRSRSSVGVVLGLIYPTSDQMSVLESARIPVVLLEPLTDVRPGLTSVGATDWQGGFDAAAHLLSCGLRSLVIVTDEPRFRFGRERVRGFTDAVERIDPTVDVVVLSYPWAERRAEPWLVQHLFRRHDTPIGVFALTHYIATSIYRAAHLAQKSIPTDACVVGFDDPPEARFAAPPLTTTHQPLREMATVAVDLVVEAAHGAGLPGSRIELPTSLIVRGSTAFRSGRTGDEPVGAGEDGEYRTPRSADPEPVSGDDRGRGVATSRSTARGARTEG; encoded by the coding sequence ATGCCGGGAGTCGAGAAGCGCGGGCGCCCTCGCACCAAGGGCGCGTACCTGATCGACCTTGTTATGGGGAGATTCCACGATCCCTGGACCAACGAGATCACGACCGGCGCTCGCACCGCAGCCGCTCGCCACGGATTCGACCTGGTGCTGACCGTCGAACGGGACGACCCCGACGACGACTGGCCGCAACGGATTCGGTCGCGCAGCTCCGTCGGGGTCGTGCTCGGCCTGATCTATCCGACCTCCGATCAGATGTCGGTCCTCGAGAGCGCGCGGATCCCAGTCGTGCTGCTCGAACCTCTGACCGACGTCCGGCCAGGCCTCACCAGCGTGGGCGCCACCGACTGGCAGGGAGGTTTCGACGCGGCCGCGCACCTCCTCTCCTGTGGACTGAGGAGCCTGGTCATCGTGACCGACGAGCCGCGGTTCCGCTTCGGCCGGGAGCGCGTCCGCGGATTCACCGACGCCGTCGAGCGGATCGATCCCACCGTCGACGTCGTGGTCCTCAGCTACCCCTGGGCCGAGCGCAGAGCCGAGCCCTGGCTCGTCCAGCACCTTTTCCGGCGCCACGACACTCCGATCGGTGTCTTCGCTCTGACGCACTACATCGCCACGAGCATTTACCGCGCGGCGCATCTTGCGCAGAAGTCCATCCCGACTGACGCCTGCGTGGTCGGATTCGACGATCCGCCCGAAGCTCGTTTCGCTGCCCCACCCCTGACTACCACCCATCAGCCCTTACGGGAGATGGCGACGGTCGCGGTGGATCTCGTCGTTGAGGCCGCGCACGGGGCCGGGCTGCCCGGGAGCCGCATCGAATTGCCCACCTCGCTGATCGTCCGAGGGTCCACCGCCTTCAGAAGCGGCCGGACGGGAGACGAACCCGTCGGGGCGGGCGAGGACGGCGAGTACCGAACGCCTCGCTCGGCTGATCCCGAGCCGGTCTCCGGCGACGACCGCGGTCGAGGAGTGGCGACGTCTCGGTCGACGGCACGTGGCGCTCGCACCGAGGGGTGA
- a CDS encoding MFS transporter: protein MTRPSLGRDFCLLFSANIVSSLADGILRTAGPLLALGLTDDPFLISAVGAAVMLPWLVFAVPAGAIVDAVDKRAALAVANTLRTVAAAALAALSLLGVLEIWSLLVLIFILGIGETVYDTATRALVPGIVPRSSLAQANSRIESSEIVTQTFLAGPFTSTLLAVAALIPLGLNVLAFAVSAGLVLALSSSAGRRQPSPSATRGKRGAGLAGGFRFIFSNPTLRVLLLISMVVSLCQAVGTGPLVVYLVQGFGLPEPLFGLFMLTSAAGAVLGSTLAPRLRRKFSTGPAMAAANLLFTVPMIVVGLAPNLWVAGTALFASSVGAMSFAVLGLSFRQGMIPTELLGRVHGTWRMILWGAMPAGSLAGGILAREDLHLPYLVSGAVATGVAILSAVFMSRLRDADELEDGPATS, encoded by the coding sequence GTGACCCGGCCGAGCCTCGGCCGCGATTTCTGCCTCCTCTTCTCGGCGAACATCGTCTCGAGCCTGGCGGACGGGATCCTCCGGACCGCCGGGCCGCTGCTCGCCCTCGGGCTCACCGACGACCCGTTCCTCATCTCGGCGGTGGGAGCCGCGGTGATGCTGCCCTGGCTCGTCTTCGCCGTCCCGGCCGGGGCGATCGTCGACGCCGTCGACAAGCGCGCCGCGTTGGCCGTGGCGAATACCCTCCGAACCGTCGCAGCGGCCGCCCTCGCGGCCCTGTCGCTCCTCGGCGTGCTCGAGATCTGGAGTCTGCTCGTCCTGATCTTCATCCTGGGAATCGGCGAGACCGTCTACGACACCGCCACCCGTGCCCTTGTGCCCGGCATCGTCCCCCGCTCCTCCCTTGCACAAGCCAACTCGCGGATCGAGTCGTCGGAGATCGTGACGCAGACGTTCCTCGCCGGACCGTTCACCTCGACGCTACTCGCGGTCGCAGCTCTCATCCCGCTCGGTCTCAACGTGCTTGCGTTCGCTGTCTCAGCGGGGCTCGTCCTTGCGCTCTCATCGTCCGCCGGTCGTCGGCAGCCGTCGCCGTCGGCAACGCGAGGGAAGCGCGGCGCCGGCCTCGCGGGCGGCTTCCGTTTCATCTTCAGCAACCCGACGCTTCGGGTCCTGCTGCTGATTTCGATGGTCGTGAGCCTCTGCCAGGCGGTCGGGACCGGGCCCCTCGTCGTCTACCTCGTGCAAGGCTTCGGATTGCCGGAGCCGCTGTTCGGGCTGTTCATGCTGACCAGCGCCGCCGGCGCGGTCCTGGGATCCACCCTGGCGCCGAGGCTGCGGAGGAAGTTCTCGACCGGGCCGGCGATGGCGGCGGCGAACCTGCTGTTCACAGTGCCGATGATCGTCGTCGGGCTGGCACCGAACCTGTGGGTCGCTGGCACGGCACTGTTCGCCTCCTCGGTCGGGGCGATGTCGTTCGCGGTCCTGGGGCTGTCGTTCCGCCAGGGAATGATCCCCACGGAGCTGCTCGGCCGCGTCCACGGGACCTGGCGGATGATCCTGTGGGGTGCGATGCCGGCCGGCTCGCTCGCAGGCGGCATCCTGGCGCGAGAGGACCTGCACCTCCCGTACCTCGTGTCCGGCGCCGTCGCCACGGGTGTGGCGATCTTGTCCGCCGTCTTCATGTCCCGCCTGCGTGACGCCGACGAACTCGAGGACGGCCCTGCTACGAGCTGA
- a CDS encoding carbohydrate ABC transporter permease, giving the protein MTTTTTTPAATPAVTTGAAPRRRPSRRRRGRAAPYLFLLPALVLFVVFMVVPIIYATWLSFQTYRLQGGGILGTRVQVFAGLDNYVSALTNPELLVGFGHLSIYAVIAVPVTLGLALLFALLLDVPAARATRFARTAIFIPYAVPGVIAALLWGFLYLPGTSPFSDVSITLGGGAIPFLDETGIFGSIANIAIWGGVGFNMIIIFTSLRGIPADIYEAARIDGANEMQLALRIKIPLVVPALVLTGIFSVIGALQLYGEPTTLKPMTNVISQTWVPLMTIYRDAFLTDDLPSAAALSVVLAVGTVALSALVLGITRRRTAGVSE; this is encoded by the coding sequence ATGACCACCACCACGACCACCCCGGCCGCGACTCCGGCCGTCACGACCGGAGCTGCGCCCCGGCGCCGCCCTTCGAGGCGCCGTCGCGGCCGCGCCGCCCCCTACCTCTTCCTCCTGCCCGCGCTGGTGCTCTTCGTCGTGTTCATGGTCGTCCCGATCATCTACGCGACCTGGCTGAGCTTCCAGACCTACCGCCTGCAGGGCGGCGGGATCCTCGGAACCCGTGTCCAGGTGTTCGCAGGGTTGGACAACTACGTTTCTGCGCTGACCAACCCGGAGCTCCTCGTCGGGTTCGGGCACCTCAGCATCTACGCCGTGATCGCCGTTCCCGTCACCCTCGGGCTGGCGCTGCTGTTCGCTCTGCTGCTCGATGTCCCCGCCGCCCGGGCGACGAGGTTCGCGCGCACGGCCATCTTCATCCCCTATGCCGTGCCGGGGGTCATTGCCGCCCTTCTCTGGGGCTTCCTCTACCTGCCGGGGACGAGCCCGTTCTCCGACGTCTCCATAACTCTCGGAGGGGGCGCCATCCCGTTCCTCGACGAGACGGGAATCTTCGGCTCCATCGCGAACATCGCGATCTGGGGCGGCGTCGGATTCAACATGATCATCATCTTCACTTCGCTACGCGGGATCCCCGCCGACATCTACGAGGCGGCCCGCATCGACGGAGCCAACGAGATGCAACTCGCGCTGAGAATCAAGATCCCCCTCGTCGTCCCTGCCCTCGTCCTCACCGGGATCTTCTCTGTGATCGGCGCTCTCCAGCTCTACGGCGAGCCGACCACCTTGAAGCCGATGACGAACGTGATCAGCCAGACCTGGGTGCCCCTCATGACCATCTATCGCGATGCATTCCTCACCGACGATCTTCCGTCCGCTGCGGCACTCTCCGTCGTCCTCGCCGTGGGAACGGTCGCCCTGTCGGCGCTCGTCCTCGGCATCACCCGTCGCCGCACGGCAGGAGTCAGCGAATGA
- a CDS encoding ABC transporter substrate-binding protein yields the protein MQKRNVLVAGAVSAALALILSGCTSGGSDGGGDAGSVTLDYWAWAPGSAELVAAWNAEHPDIQVKHTDAGGGTDSSAKLLTASRAGNAPDLAAVEYTTLPSLIVADVPLNLTDVLTDDAKAAYTEGTLQQVTFDGQIFALPQDVGPMALMYRSDLLEQYGIPVPTTWEEFGAAAEKVKAADPTATLAALPANQTGFFAGVATQAGAKWWSVEDGTWTVGIADDASLEVADFFQNLAEKGYISTDAILTPEWNAAANTGKVLSWPSALWAPGVIEGVAPDTIGKWSMAPLPQWTAGDAAVAYQGGSGVIVTKGSDHPEEAAEFAEWMNSSKEGADLLLSEGNIYPAATSGQETAASSEPPALMPQQTDYYQTAAEISSDTIPVTWGPNYNVANTAFGDTLNKAVQDGTSWRDAFIEVQDVVVADMKKSGFEVSN from the coding sequence ATGCAGAAGAGAAATGTGCTCGTCGCCGGTGCCGTCTCGGCCGCCCTGGCCCTCATCCTCTCGGGGTGCACCTCCGGCGGGTCGGACGGTGGCGGCGATGCCGGGTCCGTGACCCTGGACTACTGGGCCTGGGCCCCCGGGAGCGCCGAGCTCGTCGCGGCGTGGAACGCGGAGCACCCCGACATTCAGGTCAAGCACACCGACGCGGGTGGTGGCACCGACTCCTCCGCGAAGCTGCTCACCGCGAGCCGCGCGGGCAACGCACCCGACCTCGCCGCAGTCGAGTACACGACCCTCCCGTCGCTGATCGTGGCCGATGTACCCCTCAACCTGACGGACGTCCTCACCGATGACGCGAAGGCCGCGTACACCGAGGGCACCCTCCAGCAGGTCACCTTCGACGGCCAGATCTTCGCCCTTCCTCAGGACGTCGGCCCGATGGCGCTGATGTACCGCTCGGACCTTCTAGAGCAGTACGGCATTCCCGTGCCGACCACGTGGGAGGAGTTCGGGGCGGCGGCCGAAAAGGTGAAGGCCGCCGACCCGACGGCGACTCTCGCGGCCCTGCCCGCAAACCAGACCGGATTCTTCGCCGGAGTCGCCACGCAGGCAGGGGCGAAGTGGTGGAGCGTCGAGGACGGCACCTGGACGGTCGGCATCGCCGACGACGCATCACTCGAGGTCGCCGACTTCTTCCAGAACCTCGCCGAGAAGGGCTACATCTCGACCGACGCCATTCTCACCCCGGAGTGGAACGCCGCGGCGAACACCGGCAAGGTGCTCTCCTGGCCGTCCGCGCTCTGGGCGCCCGGCGTGATCGAGGGCGTCGCCCCGGACACCATCGGCAAGTGGTCGATGGCGCCCCTGCCGCAGTGGACCGCCGGTGACGCCGCCGTCGCCTACCAGGGAGGGTCGGGAGTCATCGTGACCAAGGGCTCGGATCACCCGGAGGAGGCGGCCGAGTTCGCCGAGTGGATGAACTCCAGCAAGGAGGGCGCCGATCTCCTGCTCTCCGAGGGCAACATCTACCCGGCCGCGACCTCCGGTCAGGAGACCGCTGCGTCGAGTGAACCGCCCGCTCTGATGCCGCAGCAGACCGACTACTACCAGACGGCTGCCGAGATCTCCTCCGACACCATCCCGGTCACCTGGGGTCCGAACTACAACGTCGCCAACACCGCCTTCGGCGACACCCTGAACAAGGCCGTGCAGGACGGCACCTCGTGGCGCGACGCGTTCATCGAGGTCCAGGACGTCGTCGTCGCCGACATGAAGAAGTCCGGCTTCGAGGTCTCCAACTAG
- a CDS encoding TetR/AcrR family transcriptional regulator, with translation MSREHLLSTALELLDDVGPDAFSLRELAERLNSGTATLYRHFAGKHEILDLLLDRVFAEIPEHLDASPKDADWLERTRALSVAFFRTLVAHPRAVPLLVEGIPSGPAGLTARESMLAALLPTPFPPDAGARVYTTIAHYVIGFATQVGPSRAATSETPRRPLELDSARFPATTAASPFLAADAEEEFAFGLELILSGLRVLEVRSRSTPPRLQVRAAGGGSTDGEHPVSS, from the coding sequence TTGTCCCGGGAGCATCTCCTCAGCACGGCCCTCGAGCTCCTGGACGACGTCGGGCCCGACGCCTTCAGCCTGAGAGAGCTGGCGGAACGGCTCAATTCGGGAACGGCGACCCTCTACCGGCACTTCGCGGGGAAGCACGAGATCCTCGATCTCCTGCTCGACCGGGTCTTCGCGGAGATCCCGGAGCACCTCGATGCCTCGCCCAAGGACGCCGACTGGCTGGAACGGACCCGCGCGCTCAGCGTCGCCTTCTTTCGAACGCTCGTCGCTCATCCCCGGGCCGTGCCGCTGCTCGTGGAGGGAATCCCATCCGGACCGGCGGGCCTCACCGCTCGCGAGTCCATGCTCGCGGCACTGCTGCCGACCCCGTTCCCGCCGGACGCGGGTGCCCGCGTCTACACGACGATCGCCCACTACGTGATCGGCTTCGCGACGCAGGTGGGACCGTCGCGCGCGGCGACGAGCGAGACCCCCCGAAGACCTCTCGAGCTCGACTCGGCTCGGTTCCCCGCGACGACGGCGGCCTCGCCGTTCCTCGCAGCGGACGCCGAGGAGGAATTCGCGTTCGGCCTCGAGCTAATCCTCTCCGGCCTGCGCGTCCTGGAAGTCCGAAGCCGCAGCACCCCGCCGCGACTCCAGGTGCGGGCCGCCGGAGGAGGCTCGACAGACGGCGAGCATCCCGTCAGCTCGTAG